The Deinococcus wulumuqiensis R12 genome has a window encoding:
- a CDS encoding twin-arginine translocase TatA/TatE family subunit, whose product MPFGPLEIILILVVIALLFGAKKLPELMKGMGQGIREFKNEVRDPAAPAPGQTTQTTVSAQPVVDVASRQLDPVTGAPVVNESAVQVPGERR is encoded by the coding sequence ATGCCGTTTGGACCGCTTGAAATTATTCTGATTCTGGTCGTCATCGCCCTGCTGTTCGGTGCCAAGAAACTTCCCGAGCTGATGAAGGGAATGGGTCAGGGCATTCGCGAATTCAAGAACGAGGTCCGGGACCCCGCCGCCCCCGCGCCCGGACAGACCACCCAGACCACCGTGTCTGCTCAGCCGGTGGTGGACGTGGCCTCGCGCCAGCTCGACCCGGTGACGGGCGCGCCAGTGGTGAACGAGTCCGCCGTGCAGGTGCCCGGCGAACGCCGCTGA
- a CDS encoding IS4 family transposase, with protein sequence MTTFHPLQAEQWALKHFGAVDLGDRRRNQRAVRIAQGMASRSGKSIPKLFDRRADVKAAYTFMSRKEATPERLQTPHRNHVRAALGQAGTFLLLEDSSEFIWSRHQETPGLGRTGDLRSPVRQGFTLHTTLAVKWQKPHQQSGQRLPVQVLGILDQEYYLRQPAPTASESDAERRQRENKESALWTRATERIGKGPDDQDVRWVRVCDRGADIEVFMRGVIAQGQGFVVRAAQNRRLLDPNARTRECIGHVFEAARAASPLGSYTIDLRGRKGQKARAAHVEVSVVRAYLWPTPMAGGQGKPRQEGIRVSIVRVAEKPSDDVKEPLEWMLLTDADIETFEEAHEVALQYQARWLVEEFHKGLKTGLGAERLQLEAGQRLKAMISMMSVVATRLLALREDSRERPNDPAQSAGLSAVELQVLSKVLKRQLKTVQDVILALGRLGGHMNRKSDGLPGWQALWEGMNMLQVYVEGYKLART encoded by the coding sequence GTGACGACCTTTCACCCGCTACAGGCAGAGCAATGGGCACTGAAGCACTTTGGTGCTGTGGATCTTGGAGATCGGCGTAGAAATCAACGAGCAGTACGCATTGCGCAGGGGATGGCTTCCCGATCCGGGAAGTCCATCCCCAAGCTTTTTGACCGTAGAGCAGATGTCAAAGCGGCGTATACCTTCATGTCACGCAAGGAGGCAACCCCTGAGCGCCTTCAAACACCTCACCGCAACCATGTACGCGCAGCACTGGGGCAGGCAGGAACCTTCTTGCTGCTTGAAGACAGCAGCGAATTCATCTGGTCACGACATCAGGAGACTCCCGGCCTTGGGCGGACCGGGGATCTCAGATCCCCGGTTCGGCAGGGGTTTACCCTCCACACGACACTTGCTGTGAAATGGCAAAAACCCCATCAGCAAAGTGGGCAACGGCTTCCCGTTCAGGTTCTGGGCATACTCGATCAGGAGTATTACCTCCGGCAACCCGCACCCACAGCGTCAGAGAGCGACGCTGAGCGACGCCAGCGGGAAAACAAGGAAAGTGCGTTGTGGACAAGAGCAACTGAACGCATCGGAAAAGGGCCGGACGACCAAGACGTTCGATGGGTCAGAGTCTGTGACAGAGGGGCAGATATTGAGGTCTTTATGCGTGGCGTCATCGCTCAAGGACAGGGTTTCGTTGTCAGGGCAGCCCAAAACCGGCGGCTTCTTGATCCGAATGCCCGCACACGGGAGTGCATTGGGCATGTCTTTGAGGCAGCCAGGGCTGCCTCGCCGCTTGGAAGTTACACCATAGACCTTCGAGGGAGAAAAGGTCAGAAAGCACGTGCTGCACACGTTGAAGTGAGTGTTGTTCGTGCGTACCTTTGGCCGACACCAATGGCGGGTGGTCAAGGTAAACCTCGTCAGGAAGGGATACGGGTCAGCATTGTTCGTGTGGCAGAAAAGCCTTCGGATGACGTGAAAGAACCGTTGGAATGGATGCTGCTCACGGATGCCGACATTGAGACCTTTGAGGAAGCGCACGAAGTGGCGCTTCAGTACCAGGCCCGTTGGCTGGTGGAAGAGTTTCATAAAGGGTTGAAGACGGGCCTGGGAGCAGAGCGGCTCCAGTTGGAAGCGGGTCAGCGTCTCAAAGCCATGATTTCGATGATGAGTGTGGTGGCCACAAGGTTACTCGCGCTACGCGAGGATTCACGAGAACGCCCAAATGATCCAGCTCAGAGCGCTGGGTTGAGTGCCGTCGAACTTCAGGTGCTGAGCAAGGTTTTGAAACGGCAACTGAAGACTGTGCAGGACGTCATTTTGGCATTGGGAAGGTTGGGAGGACATATGAACCGAAAAAGCGATGGCCTGCCAGGGTGGCAGGCCTTGTGGGAGGGAATGAATATGCTTCAGGTCTATGTCGAGGGGTATAAGTTAGCTCGCAC